Within Oreochromis aureus strain Israel breed Guangdong linkage group 19, ZZ_aureus, whole genome shotgun sequence, the genomic segment ATAAGAGGAGGGAGGGACACAGGTTCAAATCTACCAAGGACAGCAACAAAAGCAAAGATGTTTCATTGTTGCATTCTTAACCACAAAAAAGACTCGGAGGTGGACTGAAAGGAGTTAATTGTACTAAAAAGGACACGAGGTTTGTGGAAATAAATATCAGAGAAATGCTTCATTTTTTCACCTTTCACAGTTCTTTAGTTCTTCTGTGTTAATTAGTACGCTCCGATGCTGTTGTACATGATGATACCTCTATACATTTTTATGCAATATAAAAATGTTGTATCACAATATCATTGCCATAGCAACACCATTATTATAATCCTGGTTTAAAATCTCAGTTCAGTGCACAACATTTGAGTTTTTCTGTAATAACAATGTGCAGGTTCTCTGTGCAAGCAAAGTAAACTACAGAGATTTTTCTGTTTGACTCATGCTGTGTCACTCTATGCTCCTCTGTTTTCTGATACATATAGTGTCAGGGATGATGGCAGTGAGACCAGCTGTCATATAATATTTGGAGACAGTGGCattgacaaaaagacaggaggcagtACCGGGGTGTAAAGAATGTAAAGATTTCTGTCTTCGGCTGACAGCAGAGGGAAAGCTCAGGTCTGGAGATAAAGTTAAGAGAAATCAAGAAGAGGTGTAAGAATGTGAAAATATGAAACATTTAACACAGTAGTTTATACAGTACTTTACTTTAAATGTAGTATTCTTGACATTTGATCAAATCTTAGGAAGAAGTTAAAAGGAAGTTAAATGTTCAGCAAAATAAGTACGAGGAATTTgttgggatttaaaaaaaaaacaaaaaccaatatGTGATCCCTGAGATGAAACAGTGCCCACAGATGCAGCTGTCTGATAAGTTTACATGGCAACAATATCAACAGATGTGGGCTTTAGCAGATTTGTTTCACATATTTGAACTCTTTGACCTTTACATGTTCTGAGTCTTTTGGCCAAGACGTGAAAATTGTCGAAGGTGTCacaaaggaaacacaaacatttcagcATTCATAGCCATGGTGCGTTTCCAGATTCACTTCAGTCGTCCAGATAATCACGTTTGGGTACCTGCAGGACGCAGAGCCTCAACTCATTGATAATCCAGCCTTTTCCTGTTTCTCAGCTGGGTGAGGACCCGCTGGGCGCTGCTGGTGGTGTTCTGGCTCGGCTGGTTGGGGATGCTGGTGGGGGCCGTCCTCATCATCCTGCAGGCCCCTCGCTGCAAAGATCTGCCCAACACCAACTGGTGGAATGATGGCCCTCTGTACCAGATTGGAAACATCCAGGCTTTCACCGACACCCACAACCTGAAAGGTGAGTCCAAATATAGATAAAGATCATATATAAATATCATCTTTACATCATTCTCCAATAAATGTGTAACACCCAACATGCTCTGTCTGTAACTCTCTGCTCAGTTATCTGACCGTTTGCTGTGTTTTCTAAACACAGTCAGATGTAAAATCAGGCAAACACAAAGTCAGCAGCTGCTAAAGTATAAAAGAGTCACCACAAAGAAACATCACAACAGTAAACTACTGCTCCTCCTCATTGTATGTGTTTCCACCTCAGGCCTGGAACAAAAGGTCAACAGTTTGGCTCAGCTGAAAGTCAAAGGGCTGGTGGTCGGGCCGATCCACGTAGCACCTCCGGATGAAGCTGTGAACCTGAGCTTTGAGGAGATTTCCCCCGAGGCTGGAAACCTGGACCAGTTTAAGGGTTTCATCCAGGCTGCTCATAAAAAGGGTCAGGGAGACAGCCTTCTACAGAAACAGCAGTCTCATGATGTTTTATGTGTTCTGTCCCATATCAGTGGGAGTAATGCTGACAACAGACCAGAATGATTGTTTCACTAAAATGCTCTGAAAAACTCAGAGATCAACTCAAGTATATGAAGAACAACGCCAAAGTACACATGTACTTACTGTAGTACATTTgctcctctcacctgtgcaggtaTTTTTGTGGTTCTGGATTTGACTCCAAACTACCTGGGCTCATCCGGGCCCTGGTTCTCCAACATCAGTGTGATGATTGTAGCAGAGAGACTGAAGGTGAGTGCTCACTGATGTCACACACATGCTGGTGACTGCTGTTCAGCTATATGTGCCAGAAATCTCAGTCCGCGGCAGTAAAGTCATTATTGCTTCcaatattaacattaaaaacatttttagctgAATCCAGTGCAAGTTATTATTCATTAAAAGAAGTCATCAGGTGGGTAACAGAAATGATGAGTGTGTCCTTGTGCCTCAGTCTGCTCTGGTGTTCTGGCTGAACGAAGGCGTGGATGGCATCCAGCTGTCAAGGGTGGAGCACGTGGCCACAGTGGTGCCGTCTCTTTGGAACGACATCCGAGCCATCGTGCAGAACAGGACGGACAAGCATCCCAACAGCAGGTGAGGAAAACAGTGTGCCTGGATGTCACCGAGTACTATCAGAGATTTCATGAAGCAGAAGCAGGAGATGGCAGCAACACCAGGAAACCACCAGCTTTACCCacgtctgtgtttctgtgtcttgTCACTTAGATTACATTTGaagtttgtaaaaatgtttactATGCAAGTGTCACTTTACTTTATGAAGCCGTTGGGTTGTTATTCCAACATGGCAGATACAACAACCCAACACTTCATGTGGCAAACACCTGCACGTGAAAGTTACCCATGGTCCAGAAAAGTACTCTTTTGTTTTGGTTAATACGCTCGATGATTTTCTTACACTCAAATATTGCAGAAcatttatatacagtacagttttTCTACCCCTGTGGCTGACAGAGGCTGTGTATTCTGACCTGCTGTTGCTGCCTGGGACTGTAACCTTGTCCCACCAGGGTGAACTTTGCTTTCTCCTTCACAGGGGTTTTCTGAATCACTCTTCCTCTGGTCCCCCACCAAATATCAGTTTGCCCTGGGAGACCCTACTGAGGCCATATGTCCAGAACTACATAGATCTGCTTTAGGACCAGATcatttttattctgtgtttattAGGGCTACCTGAGAAACTAAAAATCATGCATTAACATCAGTTAATCTCTGGATTACGTAAAGGGAACCTTCTGCGCATGTGATTTTCAGAGTCTTGATTGGCGTCACAGACCGCTCCTCTGCTGAAGATGTGTCCACCCTCCTCTCTTCCACGGGTGTTGACCTCCTGATCTCCCGGGTCCTTCATTCACGTGATACGGATGTCACGGAGCTCGCTCGCTCTATCCAGCACTTGTATTCGTCCCAGAGTCAGATGAATCTCGTCTGGAATCTGGGGGGGCGGCTCGAGGGTCACATGGCTTCACTGGTGGGCCCAGCTCTAGTTAAACTGCATCAGTTACTGCTGCTGACATTGCCCGGGACGCCCATCTTCAGCTACGGAGATGAGATAGGTCTGATGGACGAGGTGAGGACATCTGTACAGTAAACTCTCAGGAACGTACTTCAGTATTTTAATAAGCTCATGTTCTTTACTTTAGCCTCATTGTAGTTACAGAGGAGCACAAAGCATGAATATATGAATACATATTGCACTATTACTTGTATTTGTTGTGATATTAAGATTTTATTATTTCCACGGAAGGACACCAAGTTTCCCAAGATGCTTTGGGACTCCAATGAGGAGCTGAATGGAACTCTGCAGGtaagattagattagatgaaacttcattaatccctcgggtgggaaattcagtttccagtagcacagcatcGACAGAAGTTGCATGTTACAGAGTTGAAATACTAAATAAAGGGGAATGACAGTAAGGATATGAGCATAAATATACcatgtatacacatatataaatacagaatatataaTAGGGATAAAGCAGACGAACTCGTCAGTACCATACTGCAGAGGTGTGTTATTTGAGCTGATTGTGTGGGTGGAGCGTGTTTTGAATAAAATTCCATAGTGATACACATGCTGGTAATACAGTCGACCTGGTGTAGTAGTGACAGTATCAGAATAACTGTCAGTGCATTTAACCTACTAAAGCTTGGTCCCTGTTTGAATGTGAATTCAGCCTGCATAAACAGAcagtttattaatatttatcactGGGGGGTAAGTTTGATTTAGTTACTGTATAATTAGTCATTCAAAGAGGAGGCCTTGACCCACGCTTCACACAGAAGTAAAACTGGACAAACGATGCTCAGCTCTCTCGTCTGTGATCTCAGAAACCACTTTGCTGGTGTCTTTAGACTTCAGTGTCACGTCTTATTAAATCCAGGGAATTCTTTCCATCCATCCTAGAAGGGAAATTCTAGTTTCATGCTATctgtgtgcatatgtgcatCAGATGATAACTTAGCACTCCATCATGCAGGCTAAATATCATAACCTGTGACTCAAACAACCCAACAACATGGCATCCAAATGACTGTGGCTGCACAGTTCATAGCCAAAACCAATGGCAGATGGTAGTCATGGTGACCACATCCATCTTTTGCGCAGATGTGATTATGAACACGTTCTCTGCTCGTCTGCAGGTTTGCTGTTATTGGCTGTAGTTGTTCGAGCAGGAGTAGTGTAACCTAGCAGCCTACTGATAACAGTAAATATCACATAGTGATTGTGTGCTCTCTCTGTGCAGGAGGAGCGGGCTGAGCGCCTGACCTGTCGCAGGTTTTTCAGCACTGTGAGTGAGCTGCGGGGTAAAGAGCGTTCCCTGCTGTTTGGAGACTTCATCCTCCTTTttaactcctcctcctccctggcTTACCTGCGGGTGTGGGATCAGAACGAGCGTTACCTCGCCGCCTTCAACTGGGCTGCAGAGGAGTCAGCGGtgctgcagctgagccacacaGTGCTGCCCCCGAAGGCTGTGGTTGTTCTCAGCACCAACAGCAGCACAATGCCTGCTGACAGCAGCGTGGATCTTACAAACCTGCAACTTGGCCCTGGGGAAGCTGCGCTACTCAAGTTTCCCTACACAGGATAGAAAAGATACTACCAGAGATTAGATGTTGATGAAAGTCTGATTCAGAAAGATTGACATCATGGTGAGGTGAGGGGAAATATTGTTGTCTAATTACATACAACACATCATTTCAGATTCAGTGACTTAGTGATAACGACTAATGATATTATTTCACGTGAAAATGATATAAATGTTCTCAGAAGTTAAACAAACAGGCTTTGTAAAATGTCCTGGTAGTTGCCTGTTTTTAACTTGTCTTGCTAACAAATACGCTAATATTGAAGCATGTTTATATATTTGACACTTCCCAGAATCTGATGTCTTACATTCATCCAGAATAAACATGCAGAAATATACTTCAGTGACCTGTGCTCATCATCTACGATACTGCAAACGGATTCAGAACTGTGTTACTTAACCAGCAACAGTTAGAATAAATGTGGTCAATTATGGGCAAAGATGTGGTATTGTGTTCAGTTTAGTGACCTCCCTAAATCATGTCTCAACAAGGTCAAGTTTACTGGTTAGTAGCAAATGCTTCAGAGTGCTCTGATGTATGatgtcatttcttcttcttggaTGTATTGGGTTATGTCTTATATGACATGTCACTTTTCCTTTCTGTATTGTGAATTctaagaaaacatgaaaaataaaattgaaagaaAAGCACAGCATCCATGACAGTCTatcagtttttgtatttttaagttCCTCGTCTCCAGTTAAACCATTAAAGTCACATGTAAGTCTAAACTGCTCATTCTGAAAACTCGATCTGTATTACACAGACCTTACTTTTCATTAATGGTTTTCATGGAAACAATATGGAGACTCCACATACCAGAAACaagtaaaataataagaaaaaaataaatgtcaagaCTCAGTATGGGTTAAATACCAAGGTGTTTAAAGTGTTGACtccaattttaaaaatgtttacagagtCCTTTCAAAAGGGCACCATACCACAGTCCCTGAGAGGAGCATTAGTCACTCTGCTCCCGAACCACACAATAAATGTGAAAACTGGAGACCCATCAAGTCTGCTTAATGAGGATTTGAAAATACTTTGTAAAATCTTAGccaagagaaacaaagaaatactACCTAAGATAATTGGGAGGGGTCAGAATGGATTCATTCAGGGCAGACAAGGATTCCACAGTATCAGAAGGATTCTGAAGCTTCTTTATGACCAAAAGGGGCTCCAGACACTGTTTTACTGTCACTTGATGctgaaaaagcatttgacagagtgGAATGGCCTTATTTGTTTGAGACTCTGGAGCACTTTGGTCTGGGAGAGAATTTTTGTAATTGGATAAGATTAGTTTATATGGAATCATATGCACAAAACTTGACTAACAATAATATctcaaaaagcataaaaataaatTGAGGGTTTAGAAAAGGGGACCTTTTGTCCACACTGTTCTTCATTATGGCAATCGAGCCTTTGGCTACCACAGTGAGATCCCATGATAGTACTTCGGGTGTAACAATAGAACAGACAGAACATCGCTTAGCCTTTCATGCAGATGATTTGATTATATTTcttaaaaatattaacaaatcCATCCTGGCGTTGCTAGAATTGATTAGGGAGTTGGGTAAAATTTCTGGTTACAAGATCAATAAGTCTAAAACATCAATTATGTTAATAAAccaattagagatggcacgataccacttttttatgtccgataccgataccgatatcataaatttggatatctgccgataccgatatgaatccgatatagtgtgttttttaatcaataaaactgtttttttaatatcttgctgcattttgtataagttcatactcaagtttaaataaacaacaacactaaagctattctgttatacctgtatgtaaaaaaatacactgcacccaaaatatttcatagttcaggaacactgatcaatctaataaacttaatcctccctattctggtattttaaagagtacttagcagaaatattaagcaacctaactaatagggttgcaaactcccagcaaaaaaaaataggaaccacccccaccctccacctcatgatgcttaatcgatgtaatcaactttaatttgatgcagggtgaaaaaaaaaatgcacagaaataaattatttttcaagaataattaaatagattcaacatctttcttcaacagaattgcagaattcacagatggtaccttctcaaagaaaaaagtactatagcttactagggtatattagacttaacagttactatatacagtaatggacttctatacattttaaatcagattaaaactttgggtgtaagattcagataattatttattaaaagctaggcattttaaatgagaataagaaagaaaagtatgtctttgtgccccttttcctgttcatgccctatcggccccctggctacactttgctagatccgcccctgcacagttaccagctgtcagctacgtagaaaaggatcctggtgtagaaagtaatattaaataaattctaacaacagcttatcaaggttaaacgtgctgctgttgttcagccgctggtttcctctttctggtgcaaagtggaccaaaaacaaagaagagagacggactcgcgacagaaaagccgatcagctgatcgttaagcagtttcacgattgaagtagccgcaggaaggtgagggagagagagtcagtcgctccatatatcggttgttaagcttaacatgggaacgctttacaaacattcagagatgaacttacacacttgctttacttctctctgggataacttcctcggagatgaaatgctggtttggtagcaggctacaaatacacacagccgctctatcacgtgagcacactgctcctacgtgctacggttatgagccgagttacgccgtgtcgcaagttttgtgaggtgtttttttgatatttaatggatcggattacattttttatttctcgccgatatccgatccagtaatttaggtcagtatcggaccgataccgatacgtaatatcggatcggtccatctctaaaaCCAATTAGATATGGAAAACCCAACCTCTGTAATTGCTCAATTTAAGATCGTCAATAGCTTCACCTATTTGGGCAGCCAAATTGTTCATTTGCGTAATGATATCATAGAAATTAACTATAATTCAGTTATTCAAGATGTCTCAAACTCTCTGGATAGGTGGGTTGCTCTACCAATGTAATTAATGGGGAAAATAAATACTCTTAAAATGAATATTCTCCCTAAACTGTTGTATTTATTTCAAAACTTTCCTCTGCCACCACCAAGCAATTTGTGTTCTCAACTGAAGACACTCTTCACCAAATTTTTATGGAAGAAAAGATGCCCCATGCTGCACCTAGCTCTACTGTATCTGCCTTACGACAGAGGAGGGCTTAAATACCCAAGCCCACTATGGTACTACAGGGCGGCACAACTCAGAATATTTTACTATGTAGAAGAGAATGTGCCACTGTGGAGAGAGATGGAAGGGTATCCTGTGAAGTCCAAATttaaagatgcagactgttggtgaggtccaagtttgaaggaggagactgttggcgagatcgtagtttgaaggaggagactgttggcgaggtcctagtttgaagatgcaggctgttggtgaggtcctagtttgtagatgcagactgttggtgaggtcctagtttgaaggaggagactgttggcgaggtcctagtttgaagatgcagactgttggcgaggtcctagtttgaagatgcagactgttggtgaggtcctagtttgaagatgcagactgttggtgaggtcctagttcgaagatgcagactgttggtgaggtcctagtttgaagatgcagactgttggcgaggtcctagtttgaagatgcagactgttggtgaggtcctagtttgaaggaggagactgttggcgaggtcctagtttgaagatgcaggctgttggtgaggtcctagtttgaagcaggagactgttggcgaggtcttagtttgaagatgcagactgttggtgaggtcctagtttgaaggaggagactgttggtgaggtcctagttcaaagatgcagactgttggtgaggtcctagtttgaagatgcagactgttggtgaggtcctagtttgaaggaggagactgttggcgaggtcctagtttgaagatgcaggctgttggtgaggtcctagtttgaaggaggagactgttggcgaggtcttagtttgaagatgcaggctgttggtgaggtcctagtttgaagatgcagactgttggcgaggtcctagtttgaaggaggagactgttcgcgaggtcctagtttgaagatgcagtctgttggcgaggtcctagtttgaaggaggagactgttggcgaggtcctagaTTGAAAATGCAGACTtttggcgaggtcctagtttgaaggaggagactgttggcgaggtcctagtttgaagatggagattgttggtgaggtcctagtttgaagatgcagactgttggcgaggtcctagtttgaagatgcagactgttggtgaggtccttgtttgaagatgcagactggtgatgaggtcctagtttgaaggaggagactgttggcgaggtcctagtttgaagatgcaggctgttggtgaggtcctagtttgaaggaggagactgttggcgaggtcctagtttgaaggaggagactctTGGCGAGGtcttagtttgaagatgcaggctgttggtgaggtcctagtttgaagatgcagactgttggcgaggtcctagtttgaaggaggagactgttcgcgaggtcctagtttgaagatgcagtctgttggcgaggtcctagtttgaaggaggagactgttggcgaggtcctagaTTGAAAATGCAGACTtttggcgaggtcctagtttgaaggaggagactgttggcgaggtcctagtttgaagatggagattgttggtgaggtcctagtttgaagatgcagactgttggcgaggtcctagtttgaagatgcagactgttggtgaggtccttgtttgaagatgcagactggtgatgaggtcctagtttgaaggaggagactgttggcgaggtcctagtttgaagatgcaggctgttggtgaggtcctagtttgaaggaggagactgttggcgaggtcctagtttgaaggaggagagtGTTAGCGAGGTcatagtttgaagatgcaggctgttggtgaggtcctagtttgaagatgcaggctgttggtgaggtccttgtttgaagatgcagactgttggcgaggtcccagtttgaaggaggagactgttggcgagatcctagtttgaagatgcagattgttggtgaggtcctagtttgaagatgcagactgttggcgaggtcctagtttgaagatgcagactgttggtgaggtcctagtttgaagatgcagactggtGGTGACttcctagtttgaaggaggacactgttggcgaggtcctagtttaaaggaggagactgttggcgaggtcctagtttgaaggaggagactgttggcgaggtcctagtttgaaggaggagactgttggcgaggtcctagtttgaagatgtagactgttggtgaggtcgtagtttgaaggaggagactgttggcgaggtcctagtttgaagatgcagactgttggtgaggtcctagtttgaagatgcaggctgttggtgaggtcctagtttgaagatgcacactgttggtgaggtcctagtttgaaggaggagactgttggcgaggtcctagtttgaaggaggagactgttggtgaggtcttagtttgaagatgcagactgttggcgagggCCTAGTTtaagatgcagactgttggcgaggtcctagtttgaagatgcagactgttggtgaggtcctagtttgaagatgcagactgttggtgaggtcttagtttgaagatgcaggctgttggtgaggtcctagtttgaaggaggagactgctggcgaggtcctagtttgaagatgcaggctgttggtgaggtcatagtttgaaggaggagactgttggcgaggtcttagtttgaagatgcaggctgtaggtgaggtcctagtttgaagatgcaggctgttggtgacgtcgtagtttgaaggaggagactgttcgcgaggtcctagtttgaagataaagactgttggcgaggtcctagtttgaaggaggagactgttggcgaggttcTAGTTTGAAGATGTAGACTTTTGGTTAGGTCCTactttgaaggaggagactgttggcgaggtcctagtttgaagatggagattgttggtgaggtcctagtttgaagaagGAGAGTGTTAGCGAGGTcatagtttgaagatgcaggctgttggtgaggtcctagtttgaagatgcagactgttggcgaggtcccagtttgaaggaggagactgttggcgagatcctagtttgaagatgcagattGTTGGTGAgttcctagtttgaagatgcagactgttggcgaggtcctagtttgaagatgcagactgttggtgaggtcctagtttgaaggaggagagtgttagcgaggtcctagtttgaagatgcagactgttggtgagttcctagtttgaagatgcaggctgttggtgaggtcctagtttgaaggaggagactg encodes:
- the LOC116335520 gene encoding 4F2 cell-surface antigen heavy chain-like, encoding MNTEETNVEMKDAEHKDEAGPAQVDADATEADVSEADLDQEEQEKQPMTGGDQTADTPSASGQEAPTTAEKNGLVKLKIPDEEEEVKFTGLNKEELMKVAGTPGWVRTRWALLVVFWLGWLGMLVGAVLIILQAPRCKDLPNTNWWNDGPLYQIGNIQAFTDTHNLKGLEQKVNSLAQLKVKGLVVGPIHVAPPDEAVNLSFEEISPEAGNLDQFKGFIQAAHKKGIFVVLDLTPNYLGSSGPWFSNISVMIVAERLKSALVFWLNEGVDGIQLSRVEHVATVVPSLWNDIRAIVQNRTDKHPNSRVLIGVTDRSSAEDVSTLLSSTGVDLLISRVLHSRDTDVTELARSIQHLYSSQSQMNLVWNLGGRLEGHMASLVGPALVKLHQLLLLTLPGTPIFSYGDEIGLMDEDTKFPKMLWDSNEELNGTLQEERAERLTCRRFFSTVSELRGKERSLLFGDFILLFNSSSSLAYLRVWDQNERYLAAFNWAAEESAVLQLSHTVLPPKAVVVLSTNSSTMPADSSVDLTNLQLGPGEAALLKFPYTG